The genomic window GATGTGGCGAACTAGGATGTGTGCGACACCGACCAGGTCAGGCCGGCTCTGCGACCAGATGACCTCCGACTAGCGGCCACGACACAGCCGGGGCAAACGTCGAGGGCCCCGCCCAACCGAGGAGAACGGCGAGAGGTCAGCTCTCACGCGCCACTGCACACCGCGGTCTGGCTCTTGCAGACAATCGTACGCGATGGAAGTTCCCCGTGATTTGTTCCAAGGACGCCGCCTGAGACCAAGAGTTCAACGTAGGGAGGGCGATTCATCCCTGCAGGATGTAACCATTTGCGGGAGAGCGAAGGAGGGTCGGCTGGCTCGCGGAGGACCTGGGGCTGCGGAAGCACGGGGCAAAACAAAAGGGGCCATGCCGCGAAGACATGGCCCACAGGTTTGTCAGGGATGGTGGGCGCTAGTGGATTTGAACCACTGGCCTCCACCGTGTCAAGGTGGCGTTCTTCCCCTGAACTAAGCGCCCGGCAGGTCGTAGTATAGCAGAACCCCCTGGGGCTGTAAACCCCGCAAAGGGTGAGTTTTCGTGAGGCAGGAAACCGGGCCTCGCCCGCGAAAGGTCCTCTGAGTTTTCGTTTGGCAGCTACCAGATACTACCCTGGGGGCGATCCCATGCATCACTCCTACAACGAGGTTCTTGCTACCTTCACAGACCCGCCGGCTCACTACCGGCCAATGCTGTTCTGGATCTGGAACGGCGAACTAGACCGCGAGCAGATCGAGGCACAGGTTGCGGATATGGCCCAGAAGGGCTGCGGCGGGTTCTTCATCCATCCGATGGGTGAGAACTTCCGGCTGAAAGACTTCGTGAAGGGGATCTCACCCAACTATCTCTCCGACGGGTACTTCGAAGCCGTTCGCTGGGCCGTCGAAGCGGCTGTGAAGCATGGCCTGTACGCGTGGTTGTACGATGAGGGAGGCTGGCCGAGTGGGACCGCCCAGGGGAAGGTGCTCGAAGGCCACCCGGAGCATCGCGCCCAGGTGCTATCCTGCCGTCGCCTCGAGGTCTCGGCCGGGGAACAGCTACCGTCGGACGTGGACACCGTAGCCTGGTTCGCGGTCTTCGAGGGGAAGCCGCCGCAACTACTGGACGGCAGCGATGGGGCCGTCGTGCCTGAGGACTGCGGGGAGGTCTTGGCCTTCGTGATTCGGCGCGTCGAGGGGCGCACGAACCTGCTGAGCCCTGCGATGGTGCGCCGGTTCATCGACGTGACCCACGAGCGCTATGCCCAGGTCGTGGGTGAGTACTTCGGCAACACGATCCCGGGCCTCTTCACCGACGAGCCCTCGGTGGCGGGACGAGTGGGAAGCGGCGAGATCCCCTGGACCGACGACATGCTGGAGGCCTTCCAGTCGCGCAAGGGCTTCGACCTGCGGCCCTTCCTTCCGGCGCTGTTCAGCCGCGAGGCCGTCGGTGCACAGGTGCCGGCAAGCCTTGACCCGGCTGTTGTGGGGCAGATGCGATGCGCCTTCTACGATGTCTGGACGGACCTGTACCAGGAGGCCTACTGGCTGCAGATCAACCGTTGGTGTGAGGATCACCAACTGATTCACACCGGGCATGTGGGGGGCGAAGACAACCTCCTCGACCACGCGCGGCATGGCTTCGGGCACTACTTCAAGACGGCGGGGTCGCTGCACTCGCCAGGCGTCGACACGATCTGGCGACAGCTCTTCTGGGGCAAGGACAACTTCGGCTTCCCGCAGTTTGCGGCGTCGGCGGCTCATCAGCGACCCGGACAGGGAGGGTCGCCGGAGGAGGACAGCCCCTTCGACAACCTGGTCATCACGGAGACGAACGGCGTGTACGGCGCCGGGCTGACCTACGAGCAAATGCGGTGGCTGGTCGACTACCAGTGCCTGCGGGGCATCAACCTGATCGCGCCGATGGCGTACAGCTACGACACCAGTGAGGGCAGGGTCTACCGCACGCAGGATCAACTCGGTCCGGGCAGCCCGCAGTGGAAGTTGTACCAAGGGTTTGCGGATTACGTGGGCCGACTGTGCGCGATCCTTCGCCGGGGCATCTCGCTGGCCGACACCGCCGTGTACTACCCCATCGAGGGTGTCTGGGCCGACCTGGACTCTGAGGCCGCACAGCAGACGTGGCGGTCGCTGCAGCTCGTCACCCGGGCGCTCAACGAGGAGCAGGTGTCCTTCGACTTCATCGACGCGCGGGCCATCGAGTCCGGGACGGTTTCCGAGGGCGCGCTGGAGACACCCGGTGAGAACTACTCAACCATCATCCTTCCCGACACGGGCTATCTGCCGCTTGGGGTGCTGAACAGACTCGGGCAGTTGTACGAGCAAGGTGGACGCGTGGTCTTCCTGGGAGACGTGCCTGCCCGATGCAGCGACTACGGGACCGATCGGCAGTATGAGGCCGCCGCCAACCGGCTGGAGGCAGTCTCGGTACCCATGGACCTGACGGCCGAGAGCGAGCTGCCGGCCGGAGACACTCGTGGAGGTCTGGATGAGGCAGCGCGCTGGGATGGACTGGCCGCAGGTCTTGCGATGCCCCGGAGCATGGACGCCTTCCCGGCGGCCGTCACCGCGGACAAGGTGGTGCTGAGGGTGCCCGAAGAGGAGATCGGGCGCCTGGCACGAGTCCTGGCCTTGCGTGTGGGGCGGTTCAGTCTTCAGGCCGCCGGGGTCGAGCCCGACCTGCGTGTGATGGTTCGCGACCTTGACCCGCTGCAGGTGGCCTTCGCGATGAACGAGAGCCAGGAGCCGCTCGAGGTGACCATGGAGGTCGTGAGCGAGGTTCCGAGCCTCCTGGAGCGCTGGTACCCGGTGGATGGAGCCGCTCATCTTTTGGCCGTCCATGAGGAGATCTCGGAGATCACGCGGACGCGGCTGCGACTGCGACCCGGTGAGAGCGCCATCTTGGTGCTGGTGCCGAAGTCGGAAGCTCCGGAAGCCACCTCCGAACTGGAGCCCAAGCCACGCCATCCCGAACTGGAGGTCATTCTTGAGGCCCTGGATGAGCCGGACACCATCAGGATTGTCGAGCAGTATGAACTGACCGGGGGCGATGTTCGGGTGACCCGGCAACCCTCCGTCAAGCCGCCGACGCACCTTGGTTCCTGGGGCGACTTCGAGCTGGGGGAGTTCAGCGGCACCATCGCGTACGAGTACAGCTTCACGGTTGCAGCGGAGTATCTGGGGGAGGAGGTCTTCCTTGACCTGGGCGAGGTGTGCTACGCTGCGCGTGTGGTGCTAAACGGCACCGAGTTGGCTCCCTGCCTGTGGCGACCCTATGTGCTGGAGGTCGGGCACCAACTGCGCGAGCACGACAATCTGCTGCGGGTGGAGGTCAGCAATACGCTGGCTAATCAGGTCGCTTCGCCGCTCGCAGTGGAGGAAGCTCAGCGCAAAGGATGGTTCAACACCTACTACGAGCGGTCCTTGCCCATGATGCGAGAGAGCCTGCGGTCCGGCCTGATCGGCCCCGTGCGACTCTATATGCGGGGCTGAGACCGGGGGAACGCTGAAGTGCCATGATCTTTGACTGCCACACCCATATCTTCCCGGAGGGTCTGGTCGACCGTGCCATGGTGTCGCTGAGCGCCGGGTACGGTGTCGAACCCGTCGGTCGAGCAACGGCCGACGGGTTGCTTGCCCATATGGATGCCTGCGGGGTCGACAAGGCCCTGGCGGTATCCGTTGCCACCAAGCCATCGCAGGTGCAGTCCATCAACGACTGGCTGCTGAGTCTGGGCCAGGAGCGGCTGGTGCCCTTCGGGGCAATGCATCCCTACTACGAGGACATGGAGACGGAGATCCAGCGGCTCCTCGACGCCGGCGTGAAGGGCATCAAGCTACAGCCGTACTTCCAGGGCTACCGACTGGACGACCCGCGGACGCTGGCGATGTTCGAGTGCATCGGCGACCGGCTGATCGTGTTGCTGCACGGCGGCAACGAGATCATCCCGCTTCCCGAAGTGCAACCCACGCCGGAACGCGTGCGGAACCTCCACCGGCGCTTTCCGCAGGTGCGTCTCATAGTTGCACATCTCGGGGCCTCGGGGCTGTGGGACGACGTGGAGAAGTACCTCGTGGGTGAGGACCTGGTGTTCGATGCCTCCTACGTCTTCGACATCTGCAGCGATGAGCAGGTCGGGCGGATCATCAGGAACCACGGGCCTGAGAGGATCCTCTGGGGCAGCGACTTCCCCTGGCAGCCGCAGTCACAGGGCATAGCCGGGGTCAACCGCCTGCCCTTCACGGAGGAGCAGAAGCAGGGGATTCTGAGCGGCAACCTGTTGCGGTTGCTGGGGATGAAGAGCTAGCCCTACACGCTCAACCGTTCGCCCGTTCCGAGGTCAAGCAGATACACGTCGTCCCCCTCGATCACGCCGCAGGTGGGACGACGTTTGCTTTCCTCGCTGCTGAGAGGATAGGTGACCGTGCCCGGGTTGATGTGGGTGCAGGTGCCCAGAGGGCGGATCGTCGGCACATGCGTGTGGCCGGTGAGC from Armatimonadia bacterium includes these protein-coding regions:
- a CDS encoding amidohydrolase family protein yields the protein MIFDCHTHIFPEGLVDRAMVSLSAGYGVEPVGRATADGLLAHMDACGVDKALAVSVATKPSQVQSINDWLLSLGQERLVPFGAMHPYYEDMETEIQRLLDAGVKGIKLQPYFQGYRLDDPRTLAMFECIGDRLIVLLHGGNEIIPLPEVQPTPERVRNLHRRFPQVRLIVAHLGASGLWDDVEKYLVGEDLVFDASYVFDICSDEQVGRIIRNHGPERILWGSDFPWQPQSQGIAGVNRLPFTEEQKQGILSGNLLRLLGMKS